A single Leguminivora glycinivorella isolate SPB_JAAS2020 chromosome 25, LegGlyc_1.1, whole genome shotgun sequence DNA region contains:
- the LOC125239117 gene encoding zinc finger protein 782-like isoform X2, with protein sequence MESPALHGTESITVKAEPGEDACMTDLSTIAVSVKVEHLLEDVCVKDEPRPDGVCINSEPSSSEVSVKEESASARAAAELYAGHAVKDELVLGPELVERRGTRHASAVSNGAIKEQQSSEIVPRGPFLRDCSVLLNRLDMDKLLTHIRSTDRDNESGQTPQKISSGGPETYRCAHCKYTTVQKLRLIRHLSKHTNYTCSSKSCLKIHYKKHTGKKSYKCNQCNYASSRKDHLLYHVRTHTGEKPYKCDQCDYASSQKSSLQVHVRTHTGEKPYKCNQCNYASSHKHDLKVHVRAHTGEKPYKCNQCNHASSRKNNLLHHVRTHTGEKPYKCNQCNYASNYKYVLKVHVRTHTGEKPYKCNQCNYASSHKSSLQVHVRTHTGEKPYKCDQCDYASSRKNSLQAHVKTHTGEKSYKCNQCNYASNYKHGLKVHVRAHTEEKPYKCNQCNYASTHKSSLQVHVRTHTGEKLYKC encoded by the exons ATGGAGTCGCCAGCGTTACATGGCACTGAAAGTATTACCGTGAAGGCTGAGCCCGGTGAGGATGCGTGTATGACAGATTTATCAACGATCGCAGTGTCTGTGAAAGTGGAGCATTTGCTGGAAGATGTGTGCGTCAAGGACGAACCTAGACCCGATGGTGTGTGTATAAATAGTGAGCCATCGAGCTCAGAAGTGAGTGTAAAAGAGGAGTCAGCcagcgcgcgcgcggcggcggagCTGTACGCCGGCCACGCGGTGAAGGACGAGCTCGTGCTCGGCCCCGAGCTAGTGGAGCGCCGTGGCACGCGACACGCATCAGCGG tGTCAAATGGGGCGATCAAAGAGCAGCAGTCGTCTGAGATTGTCCCCAGGGGACCCTTCCTAAGGGACTGCAGTGTGCTGTTGAATCGTCTTGACATGGACAAGCTTCTCACCCACATTCGGAGTACAGACCGGGACAACGAGTCag GGCAAACTCCACAGAAGATATCAAGTGGCGGACCCGAAACCTACAGATGTGCTCACTGTAAATATACGACGGTTCAGAAACTACGCTTAATTAGGCATTTGAGTAAACACACCAACTATACATGCAGCTCAAAAAGTTGTTTGAAAATTCATTATAAGAAACACACCGGGAAAAAGTCATATAAGTGTAACCAGTGCAACTACGCTAGTAGCCGGAAAGATCATTTGCTATATCATGTAAGGACACACACTGGTGAAAAGCCATATAAATGTGATCAGTGTGACTACGCTAGTAGCCAGAAAAGTTCATTGCAAGTTCATGTAAGGACACACACTGGggaaaagccatataaatgcAACCAGTGCAACTACGCTAGCAGCCATAAACATGATTTAAAAGTTCATGTAAGGGCACACACTGGggaaaagccatataaatgTAACCAGTGCAACCACGCTAGTAGCCGGAAAAATAATTTGTTACATCATGTAAGGACACACACTGGggaaaagccatataaatgcAACCAGTGTAACTACGCTAGCAACtacaaatatgttttaaaagttcatgtaaggacacacactggggaaaagccatataaatgcAACCAGTGCAACTACGCTAGCAGCCATAAAAGTTCACTGCAAGTTCATGTAAGGACACACACTGGTGAAAAGCCATATAAATGTGATCAGTGTGACTACGCTAGTAGCCGGAAAAATTCTTTGCAAGCTCATGTAAAGACACACACTGGGGAAAAGTCATATAAATGCAACCAGTGCAACTACGCTAGCAACTACAAACATGGTTTAAAAGTTCATGTAAGGGCACACACTGAggaaaagccatataaatgcAACCAGTGCAACTACGCTAGCACCCATAAAAGTTCACTGCAAGTTCATGTAAGGACACACACTGGGGAAAAGCTATATAAATGCTAG